Within the Gigantopelta aegis isolate Gae_Host chromosome 8, Gae_host_genome, whole genome shotgun sequence genome, the region CATGTTTGAGAATGCACAAGGCTGAGTTTTTGTTTGAGAATGCACAAAGCTGagtttttgtcatttaaaacgTACACATATGATGACATCGTTTATTTgaattgatttatttaaaaaaaatacttaataaattatacaggaatatttatatacaaaagtCACCAGATTaagaatttaataaaacatttttacaatgaATATTAGATTAACCCGGATTCATTAAATTGCATGTCTGCTTTGAAAAAGCAATCATttctttgtgtgtttctgctaagACACGGATCTGTTGTCGTCTGTCCCGCCATACATGGAGTGACCAACGtctcaagtagccgtgtgcacCAGTCGGGATGTGGCCCATTAGAGCGCTTGCCTCGGGTTCAGTTGGTCGTGTGTTTGTTGACTGCCTGAGTTTTtccccgttccagccagtgcctatcacctggtacatcaaagaccgtggagtgtactgtcctgtttggggaaagtacatataaaagatcctttgaaGTTTTTCGGTAGGAGTAACCTTTCGGCTTTCTGGTCTCACTCTAAACCAAATATCAAAATAGACGAAAAGTCGTAGTTtacaatgtgctccagtgtcGTAAACAAACAGCCCTCCATCTCTCTCAGTTCAGACGTTTACCATAATTGTGCTGGCTTTCGTTCTTGTTAAAGCACCACACACCGAATTCACACCAGTGTTTGCTGTTCTGGTCCTGAAAGTggaaaagaagagaaaacacTTTTAAGATGTTGCAAACAAAAATGATATTAAATGaggattaatttttatttcctaaacaaaagcttcactcattcactcactcgcctgatgcgcgatcgatctaggatcgatccccgtcggtgagcccattgggctatttctcattccagtcagtgctacacaactggtgtaacaaaggtcgtggtgtgtactatcctgtaggtgggatggtgcatattaaccatatgtcttacgccatataaccgtaaataaaatgtattgagtgatccgttaaatacaacatttccttccttccttcttcaaaaaaaacaaaaacaaaaaaacaaaaaataaataataataataaaaaacaaccaATTCTAGTTGCCCAGGTTTTAAGAATATTATTGCCCActtgttaaaaacaacaacaacaacaaccgatCTACGACATTCATCACAGCtggttaacgtttgttttgtctaacgacaccattagagcacattgagttttaGTCGttggctactagatgtcaaTCACAGGTCGTgtcacatattaaaataataacaacatttgtttttacttacCAGGCCCAGGGTATGGTGTCCGATCCTCCGCTTGAATTGGGTatttcatttcttcttttttcgtgCAAGACCTCCAGATTATAACAATCCCCACTAACGCTGCTCCCACAGCAACACATGCAATACACACAAAGGCAATCAGTCCGGCAGACATACGACCTGGAAAATTAGAAATAATCACAAGAGTTACAGGAATAGATATGATAACGGTAGTTTTTGGACCCGAAATGATTATGACTTTTATACGTACAggtaataacataaaaaataggTGTTAAAAACTTCGAGACTTCATTCATCTTTAACACACTGACTTTTATAATTCAAATACTCTCATTTTCTTGgggctacacacacacactgctatCGAATCTACTTTTGGTTTTGCTTTAGTTAACATGGGAACAGGAGAATCTACTTTGTTTTTGCTTTAGTTAACATGGGAACAGGAGAATCTACTTTGTGTTTGCTTTAGTTAACATAGGAACAGGAGAATCTACTTTGGTTTTGCTTTAGTTAACATGGGAACAGGAGAATCTACTTTGTTTTTGCTTTAGTTAACATGGGAACAGGAGAATCTACTTTGTTTTTGCTTTAGTTAATATGGGAACAGGTTGCAGTTTTGTGTGACAATGCATGCCCCTCAGTGAACAATCTGAACAGTGTACGGGTTGAGAGGTAACAGGATGCAGATCTGTGTGACAATGCATGCCCCTCAGTGAACCATCTGAACAGTGTACGGGTTGGAGAGGTAACAGGATGCAGGTCTGTGTCAAAATGCACGCCCCTCAGTGAACAATCTGCACAGTGTACGGGTTGGAGAAGTAACAGGATGCAGGTCTGTGTCACAATGTACGTCCCTCAATGAACCATCTGAACAGTGTAAGGGTTGGAGAGGCGGAAGCTTGTCAGTCGCAACATATGAGTACATGTAGTCAAATCAAAATCGGGATGGACtcaaaacaaattgcaatagaCTTTTTGCTTCAGAATTCATTTTAGCGATGTTCTTTGGACATAATACTAACATCTACGAAAGTCCTCCATAGGTAAATAAGCCTAATTTgtataaatccaatatggcggcTATCGTACATAATTTTGAAATGCTGTAGAATCTAGAGAAGCTGTTGAATTAATTCCTAGTTTGATCTGACACTTCTTTCATTTACATAGTTCCAACATGGCTGACAAAATACcttttaaatagaaaatgttgcgaTTACATAATAGTTTTTTGAGATCTTGAAGTTGTTGACATATTATTTTGAGATGAGGAAGCtatttcaaacaataaatatagtcCAAAGTTAATATCAGTCTCCACcctacccacacacacacaaaaacacacacaaaaaacacacaacaaaaacaaatatataaaaaaaaccccacgaaaaaacccacgaaaaaacccaactaacaacaaacaaacaaacaacagacaaacaaataaaacaaaacaaacacacaaacaaatataccTTCTGCCTTCATCAAGGGTGGATCATATTTCAGATGACGCTCGTCATGTTCACTTATTTCCGTTCTGTCATTTACTGGCTTTAAAAATCCTACAAGATAAACGTTAAAATACTGAAAGGTATAAAACCATAAAcaacaatacataaatatttgAGAATTTTGTTTGAATAGTCTTCAGTACAGTACACTGTAGTATACCAGGAGCCCAGACCATATCGtgtgctaacctatctgtggaaaagtgcatagaAAAGCTTATTTAAaccatatttataaattattaccaCACAATACTAATTGTAAACTATCATAGGCAATGCGTATACAAGCCCGTAcgcagggaggggggggggggcgagaggtgtgtacgcacccccccccaccccaattactaaaggtccacttttctctattaaatttaaataacgttacgtaatcgttgttgttttgaggggttatttttatgttgaggTCCCATCACGAGCAATTCgcacccacccattaaaaatcctgcgtacggGCTTGGTATACCAGACGTCTTCACAAATCGTGTAAAATACAGATGCGAGTATTGCACAACAGTAGGCAATATTCATATTAGGGCATGTTACACGGTTAGCCAATCAGAGCGCGGATCCTTCGTCGATATTTAGACGGCATTTCCGCGGTTTCTCTCCAGTAGCTCCGCCCCTTCTATATATGGATTCACAACATCAAATCCAGTTTGAGTCAGATATATCGGACTACGTTCTAAGACAAGGCtgttactagcccgagtactctgacggtaagacaggtagatggacatttggacggttatcacactctctgtccaaatgtccgtctagctctcttaccttcagagtactcgggctgggCCGTTACTAGTCTAGAATAAGTGAGGTGACAGTACAAAAAGAATCAGACCACAGTAATCGTGTCTTCTGCCTGAAGAcgaaaacaacatttttaaattaagaaGGGCACAGTTTCATATTGGCTGGCTCCGTGGGGGAgctactgccccccccccccccaattttaaacttgctaaatagagggaagcaacttgCCCTGCACATTGAGAAAAGTAGGCCCCCTATcgacttaatgtgcgccctgcactaagCCGTTACTAGTCTAGAATAAGTAAAGTGACAGTACTAAAAGAATTAGGCCACAGTAATCGTGTCTTCTCCCTGAAGAcgaaaacaacatttttaaattaagaaGGGCACGGTTTCATATTTTGTCTGGCTCCGTGGGGGGTGCAACTGTCCCCGCCCCCACCTTGCCCCATCGCTTGCTACGGCCCTGCAAGatactaaaattaaaaataacaaattttcTTATCCTACCTGGGCATTTCTTCTTACACGTGTCAACAGTGCCCTGTATCTCAGCCATGTAGCAAATGGAATAGCACGAGTCACATTTGTCAATGACCGTGTCCCAGTACGTCCCGGGCGGGCACAGTCGCTGGCCATGTGACAGAACCACACACAACATAAACAACAACACGCCAGCTACAATCTCCGACGATCTTGAGACGCCCTTAACTATTCGTAtacttaataacatgtttacaCTTGCAGGTAACAAAACTTAAATATATGACAACAAGACTTCGAAGTTAATTGGAGTTCTGTATTTGACGTCGTCTCCCCACTGTGGTTGAAATCGATGTGACCATCCCCAACATACTGTTACATATGACAACAATATTATTCTAGACTATTCTTAGACCTACTGCGATATGattggacaaaaaaaaaacgtcaTGTGACTTCTACGGTAATACGTATCGACAATGAGACGGTGTTCATTCATAAACAGCCACCCACGCGACGCAGTTGAAACATTATGCCTAGTGCACGCAATGTTGTCAGATTGGTTTATTTTTACCCGCACACGGCAGACTTGGCGAAAAAATGTTTGCCGTGTGCGCTAAGCAttagggtctccatgagtactcgagtacccgtacaagtgagacagtgtAGAGCATTAATTTCAGCAGAAACTAATCAGtaatataagttacacaataatcgTATGATCATGCgctaatttttctttttaatctgGCCGTCCATCCGTCACAATACTGAACGTATCAACCGGTTCCTAAATGCATCATTTCGAattcatgttcagcgctggaattaagatgcatatttttactttattctttagtctcattattatctagtgtaaggaaggaaggaaggaaatgttttatttaacgacgcactcgccacattttatttacggctatatggcgtcagacatatggttaaggaccacacagataatgatatagagagaggaaacccgccgtcgccacttcatgggctactcttttcgattagcagcaagggaaaccctggaaagtgcttaaattttattttcatcctggaaagtgcttaaaactcctggaaaaattaattaactcCCTGGAAAGTCCTGgaattttactatttttatatatattttttttcatttaataataattatttggaaaatatatatatttataaatgatcgCGTTTGAATGCCGAATTGCCTCATtgttaacgtgtacattcagagcaagctgttgtagcacacgcctgtaaTGGGCACGAGCGCCGGCTTCGACCGGCTCTCCcatgtccaggacagaaaaggtgtgtggagggggggggggggtagaagaagggaccgcctgcgcTAACTGGCGCAAGAGAGTGCCAGCTGCCCGGTCGAATCCGTTTGATGTCTGGTTCCAAACTATATCCTTCATGCAACAGTAATTATAAGAGGTCGACTGCCATTGGTCATCTGTTGAAATGTATACAcagtaagaatgaatgaatgaatgaatgaatgaatgtttaacaacaccccagcacgaaaaatacatcggctattgggtgtcaaactatggtaatgcaaataaataaagtgatgatcaacatcaatataaaaattcaagacttaaacaaaaacagtgtaaagaactgtgcaaaaacacaaatatcacagaattttacggatactgcattttactcaaaacttcagttttgtgctgtattggccattctcaaagagaatgttacacccctgcaccacggtgaggttacagcacacgcaggggcacaGTAAGAAGGCGTGGACATAAATGAACACAACGTGATTGGTTGAATAAATGATGTAACTGCAAGCAGTCTTGTTTCTGACGTTTGTGAGTTCGAAACTACTgtcaaagataaataatttaGTTGGTAGCTGTAACCATCGCcttccaacaaaacaaatactccTAATGCTTATGTCTGCTATGCTTCTGTGCAGCGAGACTCATGCAAAAGTTGAGAACTTgtagttgatgatgatgataactagtttaacgtgcccatataccactagggtttcgaacacgcccatcccgagtccgacctccgataagatcggtggcctgactcaggatggggggggggggggggggggggggcggtgaaaatgggcagaattttgaaaatagcaattagtaaaaaagttaatagattaaagaaaaagataaaaaagattacaagccaaaaataaaaaagaattgactgctcggccgaatatttatataatttggagcattttagaaggacagtccaaaattaaataagagaaagaagagagaatcggactatttaataatattacaaaaaagaactaatttcgacataaaattttgaacgcagatctaaacgtttaaagtccgatcgatatgtccaagTTTGATATTGAACACACCTGAGACCACCTCTCTGTTtagcttagtacttgtgatttcacctgtcaagTGTAATCAACATAAACCTgagtgttatagtctgttccaaattacatatgttttgcagtaaaattgtaaataaatctcatatttctatctataacaggtcatttattattattttttctaccggttgtttgaataccataacaggtcatgataatactgaaacatttttatggtttttattccagggattttcataactaatatataagattgaaaaatcacctgggtataatttttgattagtactttagttaggcctttgcatctatagatAAATTTATCATCAGTCGTAGGCctacgcgaaaaactctaaacatctggatcatgAACAcgttcattttccaccttgtcaaattcattattatgcaaaatatgccataacagctgacttgggataggaattgttacatgtttaaagaatactctgaactggacggtgtttatatacgatgtgactatatatacgaaggccgtgtatatagcctccactaacgagggctggctatattcacagcaaaaatgtatataggcggtaaataagtatttgattgatccatattactgaaccatctggaacaggaggaatacatactaaatactgtacgaacagtgcattttctgaacaggggagggggTGCGGGaatatatgaatttagcggacccttttgtgtacgttttccatagatatatgaatagcgtcatattgtccctacagtactaacaaaaaattaataataataaataaataaatgaataataataataataatatataagataaccgatgattaacaaatacatgtgctccagtgatgtcgttaaacaaaacaaactttattgatGCACATGGTTTAgacatccccacccccactccccaaCATCTGAACTTCTTCATTTTGATGCGCTAACAGGTTGTGATACAACTTCATTCATATCCGTCTGTCAACACCACGAAAACAGCTCTTGATATCGTCTACAAGCACAAAGAATCTGTGACAGAACACACAATGCATAATGCTGAGTCATTCATTTGTAAGATCTATAAATACTCCATGCAACAAGTGGCGctaaaaaaaccaaccccaaaacccacacACATTCACCTTCACATTACATTCCTTCTAAatattcaccggcctcggtggcgcagtggttaagccatcggactacaggctggtaggtacagggttcgcagtccggtaccggctctaacccagagcgagttcttaagggttcaatgggtaggtgtaaggccactataccctcttctctctcactaaccactaacaaactaacaattaacccactgtcctggacaggcagcccagatagctaatgtgtgtgcccagggcagcgtgcttgaaccttaattggatataagcacgaaaataagttgaaatcaatcaatcagtcgtCTTgcttcattaaagggacattcctgagtttgctgcattgtaaaatgtttccgactaataaaatatttctacgattaaacttacatattaaatatattttcttgtttagaatatcaatgtctgtgtattcaatgtgtttctggttgtcttaatatttgtaagaagcccaaactggattttgtcttctacgaaaaaatattttttaggaaataaaataaaaattaacctagtacaaatattagaacgatcagaaacacgtttaatatacagccactaatattctaaacaagaaaatatatttaatatgtaagtttaatcgtagaaatattttattagttgataacatcttaaaacattgcagcaaactcaggaatgtccctttaaactttgGCCATAAACTCTTTCTACGTTCTACGTGCGATACAGGTTTCAGGGGCTTGTAACTCGAAGCAGTCGTAAGGGTTTATTAAACGTACGGTGGTCGGAAAGCAATACTAAAAATGTAGAAGCGTAACACGTACTGTTCGTAACTTCAGTACTAACGTAGCACGCTCGTAAGTTTCCAGATTTACGTTAAAATTTAGTTGTAGTTCGGACCAGTCGTAGCATGAACGTAACAGTAGTGTGTATTTAGTTAGAAAGTTTAAGGTGTTGTGCTTAATTGATTGTTAACAAACGCTTAACCAGAAATGTAATGCTAGTTTGTAAACACAAGATCGggaaaaaataactaaaatgaaAGTTGATTTCTACAACATTGCCCGTTTTCCCAATGTTATCGGATCTATCGATGGCACGTTGATTCCCATAAAGGCGCCAAATGTTGATGAACATCTGTTTGTTTCAAGGAAAGGATATCATGCTTTAAATATACAAATTGTGAATGATGCTAACCTAACCATAACAAATATCATTGCTAAATGGCCAGGGTCCACACACGATTCACATATTTGGAACATGTGTGCACTTAAAGATGATTTTGAACATGGTGTTTATGACGGGTGGCTTTTGGGTGACCGTGGTTATGCATGTACTCCCTGGATGATGACACCTATCCTCAACCCTCAGACAGCGAAGGAAAATAGATATAATACGAGTCTGCGAAAAACCCGAAACACGAGCGAAAGAACTATTGGTGTGTTGAAAATGAGATTCCGATGTCTTCACAAGTCAGGAGGGTGTTTAATGTTTTCACCAAAAAGATGTGTGAAGATTATTATGGCTACTGCTATTTTGCACAACATCTGCAATGAACATGGACTACCAATAGATGATCCGGAATTggaagaagatgaagatgatAACAATTATGCACTACTAGAAGTTCACAGACAACAGAACAACACAGGAAACGCCGTcagaaataatttaattgaaagaaaattttaaaccaaaacatacatttataaaacattgaCAGTGCGTAAGAGttcaaaacaaaagtaaaggtcttgttttcaaaataaaaaagtcAACAATCAGTGAATACTGCAACATTATATGTTGTGGtataattgaaattatttaaaataaacttaaataacaaaatggaaACTGGTTTTGCAATTAAAGGTTCACATGCTGATTTCCTTCATGtgtgattatttatttaatcgAATCACTTTCTCCGTGCTTGTTCATATCGGATACATTTCTCCAGGTAAATGTTACTTATTTTGGCATTTCGTAATAATTGGGATatttaattgacattttaaatttcTCAAGTTGTAAACGCTGCTCTTCGACATACAGTGGTCTCTCTTCTACTGCCAGCCGATTCTCTTCCACTGCCAAACGTTTTCTCTCGATTTCAATTATTGTGTTATTTGATTCTTCGATATCATATGAAGTATTCCTTGATTTCTTGGTCTTTTGCTTGCTGGATATTGATAATTCCGGGTCCGTTTATGATATGGAAGGTGGATCGTTATTGGGCTCTACGGTGTTTATTTCCAAGTTGATTTTGGCTATGTGTTTGGATGTCTTGTGGTTGTTCGTCATTATTGCCTTCGCCacgataatttttgttttcactgtgGATTTTGTCGTTGTCATTTAAAGCAACGTATGAGTCCATGCCTTCGTTAATGCCTTCGATCGCTATTTCACCTATCACACCTACTGCCATTTCCTCTACTGCATTCAACGATTCAAAGTCTGCCTTTCCGCCACCAGTCTTACCCATCTCCTTTCTTCGTTTTGCTTCCTTACTTTTAGTTGAAGTTTTAATGTCTTGCCATCTTTTCTTTATTTCGGGAACTGTTCTCACAACCTCTGCATTAACACTGTTCACTGCTAATTCTATTTTCtgccatatattttttttgcattgtCATAGTATCGGAAAATTTCGAATTCAATATatctttgtatatttgtatcTCTGAAACAAGAGCAACATTTTCCTCTGGGGAAAAGTTTGGTTTTCGTGTTTTATGTTTACGTGTGCTAGTTGATAAAGTTGATGTCATGACGCTAATCAAATCGCAGTCAAAAGTAAATGCAAATGTACTCTATTACACTGAAATCATGATTTTTATGATATGTATTAGTTGCACGTGCAAACGGTGCTGAAA harbors:
- the LOC121379374 gene encoding uncharacterized protein LOC121379374 yields the protein MLLSIRIVKGVSRSSEIVAGVLLFMLCVVLSHGQRLCPPGTYWDTVIDKCDSCYSICYMAEIQGTVDTCKKKCPGFLKPVNDRTEISEHDERHLKYDPPLMKAEGRMSAGLIAFVCIACVAVGAALVGIVIIWRSCTKKEEMKYPIQAEDRTPYPGPGPEQQTLV